The DNA sequence GCTAGTAAGCGGATTGTGTTACCCATGCATAGAACCAGGAAAGCTATTATTCCATCCTGCCAGtcgttatgctaagctaaaataGGCTCACCAGCTCCCGgttgtacattttcatatttaccTTACAGACAGGATAGTGGTATTGATATTCTCATCTGTCTTTCTGCAAGAACGTGACTAGGTGCATTTTCCTAAATGTCGAACTATTCCAATCCAAGCCGCTAGCACCTACTTTACGTAAAAAAATCTTATCAAACATGTTATTTGTGTAGAGAGACAGtggaaaaatgtacaaaatcagcaggggaacAAATTTTTCCTTTCCCTCTACAGTGATAATGTGTGTCTCCAGTTTAGTTCATTTGTGCATAATAATTCAAGAACATAGATATGGTGTGTGTACAAAGTTATCACCCTTACTTTTCGTTGATTTATTTGTGTCATCTATTATTTCACGACCAACTCTAATTAACATAACATAACCTTGTATTGCATGTCTGTTTAGCCCCACCAAGATAACCCTGATAGGGGCGGTGCTGTTTGCTCTGCAGCAGACCCATTATCTGCCTCTCCAGAAGCACCACCTGATGCTCATCTACACCACACTCATCGTCGTCAACAAGGTCAGTGTGGTGTTTTTGGTGTAGCTCATACTTGACATTGACCTTAAGAGTAAACACCCACGATGATAGTGATTCAGATTCAAATCAAATATGTTATAGAACACAAATTCTGTATGTATGCACCAACTACCAAGGCATTCTCCTTGTAAGTGTAACTTACTTTGGTTATTaacccttttctgattctgattctgcaCCAGGACGGTGTGTTTTGGTCTATTTGACAAACTATGACAAAGActatttaatacatttcttgGTTTATTATTTGATCTTAACTCTGgtctaaaaaatgtgttggggCTGTAGCTCCCTCCAAATCTGTGGTGTCTTGTCTTTTAAGTGACCTTTCTCCCTCTGCTTTTTTGAAGTTTTAGCTGCGATGACTCACATTAACTCAGTATTACCCGTAGGGCTCAGGCTTTTGCATCATTTTCATCAGCTTGCATCATCCTCTCTTCTCTGGGAAACTTGTGCTCTTGACTGAGACACAGATAAATCTACCATGTCTTCTTTCAACTCTCGTTCTGTTAGCTCCCTCCGTCTCTGGTCTGTCACATTACCGCTGAGCCATTTCATCAGATTTAAAGAGTTGCGTCCAAATCTGCTGTTTACTATTTTGTGTTCCTGATGATGCAGATATGCACTCATCCCTTAATGAGAAGTAAATACTAATGCGTTATCCGCGTGCTTAGTGTGTTTATATGTAAACTAGGCCAACATCACTTTGGCTAGCCatgaaaaattacaaattacatacAACTGCAGAGTCAGCTAATATTTCAATGtaggtttatttatttgtttagggTCCCCATTAGTTGTTACCAAAGTTCCTGGGGTCCAcacaaaagataaaacaaaacaaaacaaaacaccacaagCAAGTTTAACCATACTAATTATAGCTGCTTTAGAGCTAGCTGCAATGGTGAAGGAATTTGAGACAGAAGTGGTTAGACGGTCAGATATTTTATTCTAAGcctaataaaacattttgtttctatCTTAACACATTTAGTCAAGGATGATGCTGACAGGCTCCTCTGCCTCACCGTTCGCTGGCATTGAGTCGGCCATCTATAAGACCCTTTTCACCGGCCACTCCCCTTACGCTGCCCTCACTAGCGAGGAAAAGAAAGTGTGCATCAATAACGGCGCAACCAACGGGACGACCTCAACTGCCACAACCGGTGGGAAAAGAGTAGCGGGGAAGAACACCCTGGTTTCTCCTGTCAACGGACAAAGTAGATTGCTCCAAGCCAAAGAAGAGTCAGAGAACGCAGAGAAAACAAGCTGTAAGAAGAGCAACTAGTCAGCCTCTGCCCCATAGCAACATTTCACCTCTAAACAGGGTTATAAAGTCATTTCTGATTCAGATTGGTTGCTTCaagacttatttttttgtttttgttccatcTAATTCCtgggaacaaaaaaaataaaaaaatgtaaatctgctGACTCCAAAACTACCCTGCACCTTATTGTTGGATAATCACCCCGTCCTTAAAgtactgtaatatttttatgCTGGATCGGAAATTGATACTATCCTCGAGCAGATTTCTCACTTGCAGTAAAATGTGTAgcttgattttttaaaaatacatatttataataattaataatttacttTCTGGGTTTTGGGAACACCTATGCACCTGCTGATCTttgaatgtgttctgctttgtGTAAATGCTGTTTTTCATACTTTGAAATTATTggaaacaattttttaaagagagattatattctatatattctatattctagTCTTCATACTAAATAATTGCACTCTTGAATGTATTTGAAAATGGATGACATATTTTTATGGTATGCTGTTTATTCTGGAAAATGCTTTGAATTACACTTGCAAGCATGAGAATAAACAGGTTTACATgcattataaaatgtgtttttgtgatttctAAATCTGACAGATTTGTACAGTTCAGGGACTATGGACCCAAGTCAAAACTACCTCACTTTAAAGCCCCAAACAGATCATTTGTccaattttaaaatgtccctGATAGAAAGCTCCTAATTAATACAGAATTAAACATCAGGTAACAGTCAGCACATCTGTTAATAGTATCAATGGTCAAATGTTAACTGATATCTACATTAGCTGCTGGTGAATTGATATAAAGCAAAGTGTCTAGAAGTAACCTTCTTTAAAGGCTAAAACATTGCATCAGTGTAACATCAGCACCTGATTGATACCTCAGCCACTTAAAAAACTGCTGGAGAGAGATTGCCCAAATCCCCCCAATTCTCATCTATGTAACCTCAGACGGCGTAGAACCCCCCTGTGAATACAAATTAAGaacagaggagggggggggctgggctttcaagagaaaagagaagccGTTCAAAGATGATCAAAAGAAATACTGGCTGAGATGATGTACCTGCCTTTCATACGCCACAGTCCACAGATGTCAGATGTGTGCATGTCAGGCAAAGGCTTGTATCTCAAAGTGTTTGCTGCAGAACTGctttttgttagtgtgtgtgttgatcttTCTGACTCTAATGGTGAACTGTGTGACCTGGAAAATGGAAAGACACGTTAATAAGCCTCTGTTTTCCCTTACTCCCATGACTAAAAGGCAGGTGACATGATGACAGCTCAGAGTCTGAAAGTTCCCGGACAATTCTCTTAATGAGGTCCAAACCTTTGTGACCCCCACCACAATTAATCACTGAAGtgagaagccccccccccccccaactgttGAGCCCCAACCCTTTTGCCTGTGCTTCACCTTCTTTCTGGCCTCTCCTTATAGCCTCTTTTTTATTCTTAGACTCCTACTTGTCAGTTGACCAGTTGTCAGGTGCCGAAAACAAATCCTTAAATAAACAGGcttacatgtacacacaagtatacacacactgcatgcaCACATTATATACTATTCACTTGACTTTGAATCCATAGTGAGCTCATGAGTAAAGCTGAGTAGAGATTCATGCCAGACTTATCCTTTAAGTTGTTCATTCATTGACTCATGTTCTCCTGTTAGACTATATTTACCCCCGGAATTTTTGGGGCCAAAATATTACTTTTTGGTAGGTAACATTCATGCCTTTTAAAGTGGACCGACAAAAAGAATGTCACACAGGGTAATAAAGCTTCCATGGTCCAACTAACATGACgtatattacatttatttctatTGTGTGGCTTGATCATATAGGTTGAATCTTTATTCTTAGCTCAAACATACCCGTTGAGTTAAAACTCCATGGATGTGAATAATAGAAACAATTTTGGTAGCATCCTAAATTCCACTGCTGCCTGGAGGATGGAGCCCCTGTTGCTGAGTGGTGCAGGACAGGTGATGACCACTTGGTGGCGTGAGGAGGCGTCATCTCTGATGGCTTGATGCCTGGGAACTGACAGGCTGGCCAGCAGCTGCAGGCAAGAAGGGATGGGGACAGGAGGGGACCCTCTTTGCAGAGCCAATGGTAGCTGCCTGCACGTgtttgagtatgtgtgtgtgtgtgtgtgtgtgtgtgtgtgtgtgtgtgtgtgtgtgtgtgtgtgtgtgtgtgtgtgtgtgtgtgtgtgtgtgtgtgtgtgtgtgagagtgtgtgtgtgtgtggggtctgGTTTAGCTGTGCTTGTAAGGATTGACTACAGACAGTTTACTATTCTTGGGAGGACATTTTAGATTGGAAGGGCATTTTGGATGCACCATAATCCAAACTTTTCAAACATCTAAAATTACATCCTAGATGTTTTAAAGGTCAAATGACAATgatagcaacaaaaaaaaactgcatagggTTTCAGGGACTCTTCTGTGTGCTCTTCCTATGGTCCTCTTCAGTATAGCAAAACCAGCCAACTTGTatgtggatatgtgtgtgtgctttagtTTCTCTGTGTCGCTGCATGTGCATGTGACACGAAGAGTGGCAACAAAGGCTGAGTCCATCAAAAAGGCACAAAGAGCTCTGGGGCACACTCATGcacacctacaaacacacatgcgcCAACATGCGCTCTCTCACCAAATCCCTCCAACCACCAGTGAGACGAAGGccctttgttttcctttctttctccaaagAAACAAACGTGACcaacacacatattcacacctCTGTTATTGCATCTTTGTTCATGGTCAGCCAATGTTTGTCCAGATTTATACAATAACGCATCTGCAGTAAGTTTTTTTTGCGTAATTCCAGTCGGTCTCAGTGATCTCATTGACGTTTTGCGGACCTCCCATCACTCCATTAAAATAAGTATGAACGTGTTAAACTAGCTGCAATCTACTGGCTTGTGGCTGTGCACCTGCTCCAACTCAGTGTTGTCTAAACATGATGTCTCTGGACGTTGTTTGGCCTCTCACCACACACTGACATGATCTCTGTTGGGGCTGTGTGCACCCTCTGAGCTGATGTCTAACATGGATGCTATTTCACTTTAAAAGAGTGGGTAAAGAAACAGACGAAAAAGTTTCATACAGTAACAGCAATAACAATTTTTCACTGACAACTTCTTTCTTTAGggatctttttcttttctttttttttaatgatcaaAGCGTGTTTTGTATTGCAAAGTTTTGTCAAATGACTCTGGGGGTGATGCAATCAAACTCATTATCTCTTCAAGTAAGACTAAAGTAAGGCAAGAGCTGCTTGGGACCACACAGGAAAAGACTCAGTTACGGAAGTTAGGCAGAAGGAAGAAAGGCAGATGGAGGgcaagaaagaaggagagaaggaaataCTAACTAGCGGTGGGGGGGATGGGGAGTCGCATCAGGGCATCATGACAAGGTTGTGGTGTTATATGCATgacatctctttctctctcacacaaacttacataaacacacgcacacacacacacacacacacacacacacttacacaaacaaacagcagtctctctctcttcaagATCTGACTTATAAAGAACAACTGTGAGgagaatgtcaaaaaatggaGCTACTATAATGTGACTAGCAAGcgggctctgtgtgtgtgtgtgtgtgtgtgtgtgtgtgtgtgtgtgtgtgtgtgtgtgtgtgtgtgtgtgtgtgtgtgtgttggttacTCTCTGAGTCAGTGACAACAGAACCTGACAATTACAAGCTTCACAAAGATTTAATATTAAAAGCAGGGCCATTGTCTTGGATTGCTATGGATTGAACAGGTGTATCTGACAAACTCCACTCTaataaaaatgaccacaaatGTGTTGCTGTTCCAATTTCCAACTACAATCTGCACAGagaaaacaattgttttcttggCTTTACAAAGTTATGGTAATATGGCCACATATCTCGAGAACAGTTTGATGTAAAGTTTCCTCAGATTCAACTCTGGTTGGATGCTCTGCTGGTGTTTCTGCTCTCATGTTGGTTCCTGTTTCACCTTGGAAATGAGGTAAGCTCAGGGCGTACAGTCTTCTTTTGTTCTCCTCTGTACTTCTGTTTGGCCAGTAGTTGGTACATGGTGTGCTTCTGTcactccccctcctcttcctttcctcctcctcttcttttcttctttcactgAGGAAGCAGATGGCGTTCAGTGTTggtccttttccttttcataaAAGGACCTATATTCTTAGCCCTCCTGGGTGTGTTTGGGGTAAATGTGACCTTGCTCAGGGATTGGAAGTGGAGCTACCACGCCACAATGACTACACCCTACATCAGTTTATTTACTACAGAACAGGTTTCTGTCAGTGGTTCACATGAGTGCTGGGATCTGTTCATATTTTCCATTGTTACCCTCTCAGTTTTCTCTCAGGTTCCTTCTCTCGCTCCATCAGTCTTCCTTATTTTCTTCAACTAATCTGCTgtatctcctcctccttccctccctccctcccttccttggTCCCCtctgtgtccctctctctctcacatcctGGGGGACCCTCATTTCACTATCATTGCACCTCCCCTCCCCTCCGCTTGGCCCCTCCTGTATGCAAAGCAGGTGTCAGCCAGGACAAGGAGGACAGCAACTACCTCACAAAGGAGGCGACAGGGTCTTGGGGCGACACGCgcatacgcgcacacacacacacacacacacacatttagcacGTGCagtcttctctgtctctgctgtgtgCCCTCTCTATCTACACTGCACATGCACTTCACACATGTGCTCCCTTTCTTTCACtcaacatacactcacacacacacacacctcccgtGGGCTGGGCTGGGGACAGGGAGAGCAGGagctgtctgtttgtctgtcattAGTATTCCAGCAGGAGGCTCCTGGCCCGGCCAGACATCTGAGCAGAGCAGCCGCAGCAGATAAAGAAGAAGCCATTAATCCACAGAAGATTACCAGCACTGATACTTTATCCCACCGTAATACAGCAATGCAACCAGACTCATTCCATTTACAATGGCGTCACaggaagaaagagggaaagaggagcTATAGAGAGCAAAGCAAGCTCACCTTTTGGATGGAAAGATGGCACGACACGCAGAAAGCCAGCTTCCATTTCTTAACTCTTGTGATTTGAATTTCTTCTTTGATGGAGCAGGGGTCCggcaaatgtgtctgtgtgtgagtgtgtgagtgtgtgtgtttgtgtgtgtgtgtgtgtgtgtgtgtgtgtgtgtgtgtgtgtgtgtgtgtgtgtgtgtgtgtgtgtgtgtgtgtgtgtgtgtgtgtgtgtgtgtgtgtgtgtgtgtgtgtgcgtgtgtgtggtcttgCATTTGATTTGTAGATGTTTTGAATTCAGAGTGGACACCCACTCAATCGGCGTGCCACAGATGGCCACTGTTTCAGAAATCTAAGTTGGTCCAAAGAGCAGCTGGCTGGGTTTCTTACACCATGCTGTGTCTGTTTAAATTTAATATCCTTAATAAGTGTGTTTGAATGggtctgtacatgtgtgtgttgccGATTACCATTCCAAAAAAACACCAGCAAGAAACAAAGCCATAACTCAAGAACCTTACACCACCAAAATGCGTGCCATTCTTTAAAGGTGAGAGATCATCTCTAAAGATGAAACCATCAGTCTTGTGATAAGACTATCAGCACAGTCTGGAGAACATGATACAGTAGGGGCAAGCTGTTTAAAGATAgagtgaaacaaagaaaagaggaacatcAGCACAGCAGATACAAAAGATAAGATAGGAGTGTGATTTATACATGCAAACTGATAAAGCTCAGTCATGGTTGGGATTTCTGGatgatgaaacaaaaacaagaaggaggaagagaagcaaCCGTTGACTCAACAAGCAGCGATGACAGATGAGCCGAGGAGAGGTGGAGACAGATAAAGGAGACAAAGGGATCCTGGGCCAGCGGGGAAGTAGAAATGAAACATTCaatggagacagaaagaaagatgaaggtgcaggagggaaggagagagacagtggGACCAGATTGTCCACCAATGGTACAGTGCTGAGCTCATGTGTCCCGTAAAAATCCAATCCTTCAGACTTGGCAGATAGTGTTACCATGAGAACAGCAGTGGGGTTAttgtgaggagagagagagagaggaagtgaaggaaaaagggagagaaaccAGGGGAAAGGCCAGGCTTGCTCCCGCTACCATCTGTTACTCCAGCTTACCCTGGCACTGAGACCGACCTGCCTCTGGAAAGGAATGCACAAGTCTGACCACGAGAGCTACAAAACAAGGCCGGACACCAAGTCAAAGGACGGACCTAAAACATCTACCTATGAAGTGTGACTCCATTACACATGTTAACAGTAAATTGTGTATTCCCACCAGTTTTGATCTAACTTAGATGATACTCATGTACAATGTGTAGGTTCACAGATCTCCACACTGGGATTTCACTGTGGATTTCAAAATGCTCAGTTATCCTTttgcttttcaaaaacacacatctaGCAAAGCCAATTCCACTACAAACCAAATCAAGCTCTTCATCCCAGtgaataaaacaatgtaaaatatacaCAGAATAGTACCAGTAATAAAACTAGGCAGACCTTTCTTTCCATCAAGTTTTGCGATGGTGCCATCAACGAGTACAACTGAACCTAACAGCAGGAATAGGTGGTAGAACTACCTTCATTCCCTTGTGTCTACCTCAAATCCAGATTTCGTTGAGCTTGACCAAGGACAGTGGACTGAGGCAATTTCTTACCTTTGTGGGCTTTCTGACTGACAGACATAGCCATGCATTACAATAATGCAATGGTCTTTGGTCGCAATGATCGCAAGGTAAGCACTAAAAATAAGGAATTGTAGTCCACCAGGAATGTGTCCTTGCATGTATGTGATTGGCAAAAGCAACGCTGTGCTGGATGTCACCTCTGCTGTGACGCTGGCAATAATGACATTgctacatttttacaaacaggGTCAAAGTCAGTCTGAATGTGGCCTGAGGGTAAACCACAAGATAAATGTTTGCACAAACATCACTGTCAAAGAAGACAAACATTTAGGGCCCTATCTTACACCCGGCGCAGCGCGGTGCTaagcccaacgcaagtgtcAGCTATTTTAAGACCGCCTTGCGCCCATGTTTCTGGatgaaagcttttcttttttccactgGGCAACTAtgaataagtgacaaaatggTCTTGTGGTTGTGAAGTGCTAAATGGATGTACAGCTATTCCTTATGAATGTCTATAAAAGAACGGAGGTCAGTATTTCATATTAAGCCTTACAGCCCTCAATAATATCTGATGTGCTTTGAATTAAAAATTACCACTTGGACAAATGTCAGGTGCTGTAACCTTTACATTTCACCTTCAGAATGACTTACATTTATAGTCTCAAAGCAATGCAAAAAATGttcactttctttttcactgGATACAATGAGGTAAAGGTAGTGCACCTCCCATTGATGGACACACGGCTCCACCCTGATCCCAGCTCTCTAAAGCATCAGTATTTATAGATGTTATTTCTCAGTTTCGCCCACTTGTTTTCAACCCTTTGCTGTATCCCGACTAGGTCAGGAacagttttgtttctgtgtttctggaGGAACTCTTCATCGTGCTGCTCTCCTTGGCATCAATGTAGAGGCAGATATGCAGGCAAATGTTGAACTAAACCCAATCAGTCTGGGTGTGATCAAATAGAAGAAATCTAATGACATGGAATGAAGAGTTAACCAGTagtgttttaaatatatcttgTCAGGTGGAATGCCTTTGTAGTAGCATTTACAGACTTGAATTGATTTTACGTAATTTCAAATGATATGTGTTTATGATCCTTGTAAATTGCATCTCTTTTTTGAAAATAGTAGCCTATAGTAACATGTTTTCTATTGTACGATCTCAACAGCGAATGTTTGGTAGATCTATAATATCATCAGGGACCGTCTGACTTGTTCATTCCCAAAGTCGGTGCTGCGGCACCATGAGGTAAGCCTGGCCCTGCCCTCCCACGTACTTCAGCTCAGTTTTCATTTTCCAGACCCAGTACGTCTGGGTTTGTGGTATAGTCTTGAGTTTCCCCGGGTCAGATCTTTACCAGTCCAATCACCGAGCAGAGGGAGTGTCTGAGAATGACGGTGTTTAGGTTGTGCGCTAGTTTGAGTTTAGTTCCACAAGTTTaagcccgagcaagaacaatctttgctgagtgtaattggtggccatgatgttgtggccctcctccccactgggtttgggaaaagattgattttccagcttgcttcgttagtggtgaaggagttggctaagacGAACGCTAGCCATGCTAAGCCGACGTCacgaccaaacgttagcgattggttatggcagatcaaGAGTGGCtttgggcagatccaatagttttgaACTTCAACatagtacccgccttcaaggaagttaacacttgtcaatggagagtggccagactttCTCTACAGCTGAAATGTAGACCTACCACCAGAGTCAGGAAGAACCAGGCTGCCATGAAGTAGCTCTG is a window from the Etheostoma cragini isolate CJK2018 chromosome 16, CSU_Ecrag_1.0, whole genome shotgun sequence genome containing:
- the tmem38b gene encoding trimeric intracellular cation channel type B isoform X2, whose product is MLFCFGGGVLSAFMLAEPAVAPLSNSTSVLLASITWYLVFYCPMDLVYCGAAVLPLRLVLSGMKEVTRTWKVLGGVTQAHSKYKDSLMVMIAVGWAKGAGGGLISNFEQLVRGVWKPETNELLKMSYPTKITLIGAVLFALQQTHYLPLQKHHLMLIYTTLIVVNKSRMMLTGSSASPFAGIESAIYKTLFTGHSPYAALTSEEKKVCINNGATNGTTSTATTGGKRVAGKNTLVSPVNGQSRLLQAKEESENAEKTSCKKSN